One segment of Natronosalvus halobius DNA contains the following:
- a CDS encoding NAD(P)-dependent oxidoreductase, whose translation MSTNPDIVVLREGTEGLSMESYAETLRGRLPERTIALARTPAAERELVSQARVVTGITIEEAMLEYADFLELFACTFAGTDHVPMDALADHGVAVTNAGGIHAPGIAEQSIANMLVFARNLHEGWRRKQNGEWRHFQSHEFTDSTVTVVGLGSIGQQIVTRLEGFDVETIGIRYTPSKGGPTDEVLGFEADDVHEAFSRSDYVVLACPLNDTTRGLVGEAELATLPPNAVVVNAARGGLIDTDALVSALQFNGIRGAALDVTDPEPLPGDHPLWDLENCLITPHTGGHTPKHWDRLADIVAHNVRALESGDALENAVLEPTSG comes from the coding sequence ATGAGCACGAACCCAGACATCGTCGTTCTCCGGGAGGGTACGGAAGGCCTGTCGATGGAATCGTACGCCGAAACGCTTCGCGGGCGCCTCCCCGAACGCACCATCGCGCTCGCTCGCACGCCGGCGGCCGAGCGCGAACTCGTTTCGCAGGCGCGAGTGGTGACCGGAATCACGATCGAGGAGGCCATGCTCGAGTACGCCGACTTCCTCGAGTTGTTCGCGTGTACGTTCGCCGGGACCGACCACGTCCCAATGGATGCGCTGGCCGACCACGGCGTCGCCGTGACCAATGCGGGTGGCATCCACGCACCCGGCATCGCGGAGCAGTCCATCGCTAACATGCTCGTCTTCGCGCGAAACCTCCACGAGGGGTGGCGCCGCAAGCAAAATGGCGAGTGGCGCCACTTCCAGTCCCACGAGTTCACCGACAGCACCGTGACGGTCGTCGGCCTCGGCTCGATCGGCCAGCAGATCGTCACACGGCTCGAGGGGTTCGACGTCGAGACGATCGGCATCCGGTACACGCCGTCGAAGGGCGGCCCGACCGACGAGGTCCTCGGTTTCGAGGCGGACGACGTGCACGAGGCGTTCTCGCGCAGCGACTACGTCGTCCTGGCGTGCCCGCTCAACGATACGACCCGCGGCCTCGTCGGCGAGGCGGAACTAGCGACGCTCCCGCCGAACGCCGTCGTCGTCAACGCCGCTCGAGGAGGGCTCATCGACACCGACGCGCTCGTTTCGGCGCTGCAATTCAATGGCATCCGGGGGGCCGCTCTCGACGTCACCGACCCCGAGCCACTGCCCGGCGACCACCCGCTGTGGGACCTCGAGAACTGTCTGATCACCCCGCACACGGGCGGCCACACGCCGAAACACTGGGATCGGCTGGCCGACATCGTCGCCCACAACGTCCGCGCGCTGGAGTCGGGCGACGCCCTCGAGAACGCCGTCCTCGAGCCGACGTCGGGGTGA